The following are encoded together in the Phragmites australis chromosome 19, lpPhrAust1.1, whole genome shotgun sequence genome:
- the LOC133900808 gene encoding uncharacterized protein LOC133900808 — protein MAAEGSGGGGSDRKSSPVPTKSGGTGAAKFLAGLPSRGNFASSSVSSLGGLRVYVCEHSTNPPEGQVIKTDATNILIRHLQLNKQKSEAKDAGSRVPGESSKGKRSAARSLDVNNSAKRPNLGSSSGSPAYEEAISGFSQHTLQSFTVERLRGLLRQSGLSTKGKKDELIARLREVQG, from the exons ATGGCAGCCGAGggttccggcggcggcggcagcgaccGGAAAAGCTCGCCGGTGCCGACGAAGTCCGGAGGAACCGGTGCGGCGAAGTTCCTCGCCGGCTTGCCGTCGCGCGGCAACTTCGCCTCCAGCTCCGTATCCAGCCTG GGGGGGCTCAGGGTTTACGTCTGCGAGCACAGCACGAATCCCCCAG AAGGACAAGTTATAAAGACAGATGCAACAAATATTTTAATCAGACATCTCCAGTTGAACAAACAGAAGAGTGAGGCCAAAGATGCAGGTTCTAGGGTACCAGGGGAAAGCAGCAAAGGGAAAAG atCTGCTGCCAGAAGCTTGGATGTCAACAATTCAGCTAAGAGGCCCAACTTGGGTAGTTCATCTGGATCACCTGCCTATG AAGAAGCAATATCTGGCTTTTCACAGCACACACTGCAGTCATTTACAGTTGAGAGGCTGCGTGGACTTCTACGACAAAGTGGTCTCTCAACTAAAGGGAAAAAG GATGAATTGATCGCTCGCTTAAGGGAGGTGCAGGGTTGA